The sequence below is a genomic window from Acidimicrobiales bacterium.
CGCACCCCAGTCCCCCGGGCACCCCACCCGGTAGCTTCGTCCAGATGCCCCACCTCGTCGTCGCACCGGACAAATTCCGGGGGACGGCGTCTGCCGGCGAGGTGGCCGCCGCCGTGGCCGGCGCGGCCCGCGCCCTGGGCTGGACGGCCGACGAGGTGCCGATGTCCGACGGGGGTGAGGGCCTGCTGCTGGCGCTCGGTGGGCGCCGCCACATCGCCACCGTGACGGGCCCCCTGGGCAACCCGGTCGAGGCGGAGTGGCGCATGCTGGAACCGCCCGCCGGCGCAGAGCCACTGACC
It includes:
- a CDS encoding glycerate kinase encodes the protein MPHLVVAPDKFRGTASAGEVAAAVAGAARALGWTADEVPMSDGGEGLLLALGGRRHIATVTGPLGNPVEAEWRMLEPPAGAEPLT